The Paenibacillus sp. FSL R7-0204 genome includes a region encoding these proteins:
- a CDS encoding dicarboxylate/amino acid:cation symporter produces MNNIDNNLLSAIETNWYGFVVSIIVFAILFFMARKRIGFGTRVLTGLGIGLIAGIFFQYFTLETKAISTFGSIYVSLIRMLVVPLVFILVLNSISSLTNLEYLRKIGIKTFAWFLGTTGVASIIGLSVALLFNPGKGIQQTVPEDFTAREIPTFSQVILDLVPSNPVNEAATGKVVPLLIFAIFLAVAIIKVGSKKPEAVKPVRDLIESLTTVLHQVVKFVIRLTPYGVFALIAGITARYGWDTLQELGSVILTSYAALILHFVLIFGGLVLFVAKVSPIRFFRKIYPMLTVAFTTRSSYATLPVNLEVITKRLHVSPRIASFVAPLGASVNFNGCGGVWPAIVAVFTAQVYGIQLTGTDYITLVLVSIISSIGVAGVPGPAVISTTVVLTALGLPLEGIAIVAGVEALIDMGRTAVNATGTTVTALLVANSEGEFDREAFNRGDKEDDELLLNPI; encoded by the coding sequence ATGAATAATATCGACAACAATTTATTATCAGCCATTGAGACGAACTGGTATGGCTTCGTGGTTTCTATTATCGTTTTCGCCATCCTGTTCTTCATGGCCCGCAAGAGAATCGGCTTCGGCACCCGTGTGCTGACAGGGCTGGGCATCGGATTGATTGCGGGAATATTTTTTCAATATTTCACGTTGGAGACTAAGGCCATCAGCACGTTCGGCAGCATCTATGTCAGTCTGATCCGTATGCTTGTTGTGCCGCTGGTGTTCATTCTGGTGCTCAACAGCATCTCCTCCTTAACTAACCTTGAATACCTCCGCAAAATCGGAATCAAGACCTTCGCCTGGTTCCTAGGCACCACCGGTGTTGCCTCCATCATCGGTCTGTCTGTAGCTCTGCTGTTCAACCCGGGCAAAGGCATCCAGCAGACCGTTCCCGAGGACTTCACCGCCCGTGAAATTCCTACCTTCTCACAGGTGATCCTCGACCTTGTCCCTTCCAATCCCGTGAATGAAGCGGCTACCGGCAAGGTGGTGCCTCTGTTGATTTTTGCTATCTTCCTGGCAGTAGCCATTATCAAGGTCGGCTCCAAGAAGCCGGAGGCCGTGAAGCCTGTCCGCGATCTTATTGAATCCTTGACGACAGTGCTGCACCAGGTTGTAAAATTCGTCATCCGCCTGACGCCCTACGGCGTATTCGCATTGATTGCCGGAATCACGGCGCGCTACGGCTGGGATACCCTTCAGGAGCTGGGCAGTGTCATCCTAACCTCTTACGCCGCACTGATTCTGCATTTTGTCCTGATCTTCGGCGGGCTGGTGCTGTTTGTTGCCAAGGTGAGCCCTATCCGCTTCTTCCGCAAAATCTACCCGATGCTGACCGTGGCCTTCACCACCAGAAGCAGCTACGCCACCCTGCCGGTGAATCTGGAGGTCATCACGAAACGGCTGCATGTCTCACCGCGCATTGCCAGCTTCGTGGCTCCGCTGGGTGCATCCGTGAACTTCAATGGCTGCGGCGGCGTATGGCCGGCCATTGTGGCTGTGTTCACCGCCCAGGTCTACGGGATTCAGCTTACCGGAACCGACTATATCACGCTGGTACTAGTCAGCATTATCTCCTCTATTGGGGTAGCGGGAGTGCCTGGACCGGCTGTAATCTCCACCACCGTTGTATTGACCGCGCTAGGCTTGCCGCTTGAGGGTATAGCCATCGTTGCAGGGGTGGAAGCCCTTATCGATATGGGCCGCACCGCAGTGAATGCTACCGGGACTACCGTGACAGCCCTGCTGGTGGCTAACTCAGAGGGCGAATTCGACCGCGAGGCCTTCAACCGTGGCGACAAAGAGGATGATGAGCTCCTCCTGAACCCAATCTAA
- a CDS encoding ABC transporter ATP-binding protein: MGLTEEPVISIEGLWMNYSDRMVLRGIDLKVYRGQIIGYIGPNGAGKSTTVKIMLGLVEGYNGTIRIFGRDISDGDTAYKRRIGYVPEVAELYDSLTAREYLTFTGELYGLKQADADDKARKLMGLLGMEKAYDMRIASYSKGMKQKVLLIASMLHDPDILFLDEPLSGLDANSVMVVKEIFATLAARGKTIFYSSHIMDVVERISSRIILLDGGDIVADGTFTQLREQSREGSLEEIFNQLTGFDQYRDIASEFVAVIGEGAGHE; encoded by the coding sequence ATGGGTTTAACTGAAGAGCCGGTGATTTCAATTGAGGGCTTGTGGATGAATTACAGTGACCGGATGGTGCTGCGGGGGATTGATCTGAAGGTATACCGCGGACAGATTATCGGATATATCGGACCCAATGGGGCCGGCAAAAGCACGACAGTCAAGATTATGCTCGGGCTGGTGGAGGGTTATAACGGAACGATACGGATTTTTGGCAGGGATATCTCAGACGGGGATACAGCGTACAAAAGAAGGATCGGCTACGTGCCCGAGGTGGCAGAGCTGTATGACAGTCTGACGGCGCGGGAGTATCTGACCTTCACCGGTGAGCTGTATGGACTGAAGCAGGCCGATGCCGATGACAAGGCGCGGAAGCTGATGGGGCTGCTGGGAATGGAGAAGGCCTATGATATGCGGATTGCCTCCTACTCCAAGGGGATGAAGCAGAAGGTGCTGCTGATTGCCAGCATGCTGCATGACCCGGATATTCTGTTCCTGGATGAGCCGCTCAGCGGGCTGGATGCTAATAGTGTCATGGTGGTCAAGGAGATCTTCGCCACGCTTGCCGCCAGGGGCAAGACCATCTTTTATTCCTCGCATATTATGGATGTGGTTGAGAGAATCAGCAGCCGGATCATCCTGCTGGACGGAGGCGATATTGTCGCGGACGGAACCTTCACGCAGCTGCGGGAGCAGAGCCGGGAGGGATCACTGGAGGAGATTTTCAATCAGCTGACCGGGTTCGATCAATACAGGGATATTGCAAGCGAGTTCGTGGCTGTGATAGGCGAGGGTGCGGGGCATGAATGA
- a CDS encoding putative bifunctional diguanylate cyclase/phosphodiesterase — MDQMGIHYNIWIVLLSYALAAAAAYSALNLISQVSHSAGRVRRLWVLSGAFVLGGGIWAMHFIGIMASRLPFKVSYHPVMAAVSLLIIMSSCYAALQMVTAPRQRSWRLLAGGGILGSGISFMHYAGMSSMEMEARIHYRAMDQAVSVLIALAASYIGILMLRRFKDHTGFSRWKLYSALFIALAVTGMHYTSLRASDLHSYSWQAPAPMLMETDVVLLTGISLVTLFVLAVSGGTVFLDRDVLERMAYHDPLTDLPNRHGLERYFKDDFFGGVSGAVFFVDLDRFKSINDTLGHDIGDLLLRDVSARLTCCVGGKGKVFRLGGDEFLIALPDCTAVAAEEVAQHILQELKKSYSIEGNELYVTASVGISMTPAHGTDRSALMKAADTALYTSKDSGKNKFSVFDLEMNRHQVRRMSLEKDLRKALARSEFMVVYQPKWDSLLNVTVGLEALLRWRHPEHGVISPGEFIPIAEETGLIVPITYWMLHEVCGQNMLWHQAKVASVAVSINMSARMFEGGSLYEVVEEALSRSGLAPHFLELEITESIAMNNMEETVAQLSKLRDLGVRVSLDDFGTGFSSLGNLDEIPVNTLKIDQVFIRKSKMHSKKAIISNIIAIASNLNMEVVAEGVETTEQIELLQSLGCRVMQGFYYGRPMPVNELGQWFIENTA, encoded by the coding sequence ATGGATCAAATGGGAATCCACTATAATATCTGGATCGTTTTACTATCCTATGCGCTTGCTGCCGCAGCAGCGTATTCCGCGCTTAATCTGATTTCGCAGGTTTCCCATTCCGCGGGCCGGGTCAGACGTCTCTGGGTGCTCTCGGGTGCCTTTGTGCTTGGCGGCGGGATCTGGGCCATGCATTTTATCGGCATTATGGCCAGCCGCCTGCCCTTCAAGGTCAGCTACCATCCGGTGATGGCTGCCGTGTCTCTGCTCATTATTATGTCCTCCTGCTATGCAGCCCTGCAGATGGTTACGGCTCCCCGCCAGAGAAGCTGGCGGCTTCTTGCGGGCGGCGGCATACTCGGCAGCGGCATATCGTTCATGCATTATGCCGGAATGTCCTCCATGGAGATGGAGGCCAGGATTCATTACAGGGCAATGGATCAGGCTGTATCGGTACTAATCGCCCTTGCCGCTTCCTACATCGGCATTCTAATGCTTCGCAGATTCAAGGATCATACGGGCTTCAGCCGCTGGAAGCTGTATTCGGCACTATTCATCGCTCTGGCGGTTACCGGTATGCATTATACGAGTCTGAGAGCAAGCGACCTGCATAGTTACAGCTGGCAGGCGCCCGCCCCGATGCTGATGGAGACCGATGTGGTTCTGCTGACAGGGATTTCACTGGTTACCCTGTTCGTGCTGGCAGTCTCCGGCGGGACTGTGTTTCTGGACAGGGATGTACTGGAGCGCATGGCCTATCATGACCCGCTCACCGATCTGCCGAACCGGCATGGTCTGGAGCGTTACTTCAAGGATGATTTCTTCGGCGGGGTGTCCGGCGCCGTGTTTTTTGTTGACCTGGACCGCTTCAAATCGATTAATGATACGCTGGGCCATGATATTGGCGACTTGCTGCTGCGGGATGTATCTGCGAGGCTGACCTGCTGCGTGGGCGGGAAGGGGAAGGTGTTCCGGCTTGGCGGGGATGAATTCCTGATTGCGCTGCCGGATTGCACCGCCGTGGCGGCGGAGGAAGTAGCACAGCATATCCTCCAGGAGCTCAAGAAGTCTTACAGTATTGAAGGTAACGAATTGTACGTAACTGCGAGTGTGGGAATCAGCATGACTCCGGCGCACGGCACCGACCGTTCGGCGCTAATGAAGGCAGCCGATACGGCGCTCTATACCTCCAAGGATTCGGGCAAGAATAAATTCAGTGTGTTCGATCTGGAGATGAACCGTCATCAGGTCCGGCGGATGTCACTTGAGAAGGATCTGCGCAAGGCGCTGGCCCGCTCGGAATTCATGGTGGTCTACCAGCCCAAATGGGATTCGCTGCTGAATGTCACCGTGGGGCTTGAAGCGCTGCTGCGCTGGAGACATCCGGAGCATGGCGTCATCTCTCCGGGAGAGTTCATTCCGATCGCCGAGGAGACCGGCCTGATTGTCCCTATTACATACTGGATGCTGCATGAGGTGTGCGGACAGAATATGCTCTGGCATCAGGCGAAGGTTGCCAGTGTAGCGGTCTCGATTAATATGTCGGCGCGGATGTTTGAAGGCGGAAGCCTGTATGAGGTAGTGGAAGAGGCGTTGTCGCGTTCGGGCCTTGCGCCGCATTTCCTTGAACTGGAGATTACCGAGTCGATTGCGATGAACAATATGGAAGAGACGGTAGCCCAGCTCTCCAAGTTGCGGGATCTCGGTGTGCGGGTGTCCCTGGATGATTTCGGAACCGGTTTCTCTTCGCTCGGCAATCTCGATGAGATTCCAGTGAACACCCTGAAGATTGATCAGGTCTTCATCCGTAAGAGCAAGATGCATTCCAAGAAAGCGATCATCAGCAACATCATTGCCATTGCCAGCAATCTGAACATGGAGGTTGTGGCGGAGGGCGTGGAGACTACGGAGCAGATTGAGCTGTTGCAATCATTGGGCTGCCGGGTGATGCAGGGCTTCTACTACGGGCGTCCGATGCCGGTAAACGAATTGGGCCAATGGTTCATTGAGAATACGGCATAA
- a CDS encoding methyl-accepting chemotaxis protein, translating into MKLATKLTWMMLIVLLLVGSSIGFFGYHAAYKQIDEAAGIELVGCANITTGLIDPADITALAAGDTSKLTAIEDRIGWISDHKPIFKEAFILSLDGKVLAADKNFKKRGYKAGDSFYFSDEDKQMIIKMKHSAYSKVYTYQGTSLKTGYGPIYQDHDPTKPIIALMAINFDGPLIQSRTMDIITQPFLIGSSILIIAILAAYLLIRRMVSPLTKLSASVNTVAKGDLTREPLLFTAKDEIGELARDFNAMTLNLRDLITQVNETSMLVASSSEELSASAQETNRAGEHSVNVTLDLADGAHTQLQNLEGSFKAVQDMSHFITKIAGNADSAMNQAAINSQKARTGRESMDSTTSQMAIVGASISDLSDIIETLGSHSKEIENIVGTIASIAEETNLLSLNAAIEAARAGEEGRGFAVVAGSVRKLAERSAGSARQIGELVSLIVQQMDKAGETMKHSTEEMHHGKEMIMAAGHSFSEIESSVSDMSAHSQQISATVRELALLSDGLVASIQKIVAVSNQTAEGAETLSASSQEQLAAMQEVESSAAFLSSLAEKLQVLVESFKI; encoded by the coding sequence ATGAAATTGGCAACAAAATTAACATGGATGATGCTGATTGTATTGCTGTTGGTTGGTTCATCCATAGGCTTCTTCGGTTATCATGCTGCGTACAAGCAGATCGATGAAGCTGCAGGCATTGAATTGGTAGGCTGCGCCAATATAACTACCGGCCTTATCGATCCTGCCGATATAACTGCTCTGGCTGCAGGCGATACCAGCAAGCTGACTGCGATTGAAGACCGCATCGGATGGATCAGTGATCACAAGCCTATTTTCAAAGAAGCCTTCATTCTTTCACTGGACGGCAAGGTGCTGGCCGCTGACAAAAACTTCAAAAAACGCGGCTACAAAGCTGGAGACTCCTTCTACTTCTCAGATGAAGATAAACAAATGATTATCAAGATGAAGCACTCCGCCTACTCGAAGGTGTATACATATCAGGGCACCTCCCTCAAAACCGGCTACGGCCCCATCTATCAGGACCACGACCCTACCAAACCCATCATTGCATTAATGGCGATTAACTTCGACGGCCCGTTAATTCAATCCCGGACCATGGATATCATCACGCAGCCCTTCCTGATTGGCAGCTCCATTCTGATTATCGCGATTCTCGCCGCCTATCTGCTGATCCGCCGGATGGTCAGCCCGCTGACCAAGCTGTCCGCATCCGTCAACACGGTAGCCAAAGGCGATCTGACCCGGGAACCGCTGCTCTTCACGGCCAAGGACGAGATCGGCGAGCTTGCCCGCGACTTCAATGCGATGACCCTGAATCTGCGTGACCTGATTACACAGGTCAATGAAACGTCCATGCTGGTTGCCTCCTCTTCAGAGGAGCTGTCCGCCAGTGCCCAGGAGACTAACCGGGCCGGAGAGCACAGTGTTAATGTCACGCTGGATCTGGCCGACGGGGCACATACCCAGCTGCAGAATCTCGAGGGCAGCTTCAAGGCCGTACAGGATATGTCGCATTTCATTACCAAAATTGCAGGCAATGCGGACAGCGCAATGAACCAGGCAGCCATCAACTCCCAGAAGGCCCGGACAGGCCGGGAATCTATGGACTCGACTACTTCACAGATGGCTATTGTGGGTGCAAGCATCTCGGATCTTTCCGACATTATCGAGACGCTGGGCAGCCATTCCAAAGAGATTGAGAATATTGTCGGCACCATTGCCAGTATTGCCGAGGAGACAAACCTGTTATCCCTCAATGCGGCGATTGAAGCCGCACGGGCCGGAGAAGAAGGCCGCGGGTTCGCCGTTGTGGCAGGTTCTGTACGCAAGCTGGCTGAACGTTCGGCCGGATCTGCCCGTCAGATCGGTGAGCTGGTCAGTCTGATTGTCCAGCAGATGGACAAGGCCGGAGAGACCATGAAGCACTCCACGGAAGAGATGCATCACGGCAAAGAGATGATTATGGCTGCCGGGCATTCCTTCTCCGAGATTGAGTCTTCCGTATCCGATATGTCTGCACATAGCCAGCAGATCTCAGCCACAGTTCGTGAGCTGGCCCTGCTCTCTGACGGGCTTGTCGCTTCGATCCAGAAGATCGTAGCGGTCTCCAATCAGACAGCAGAAGGCGCGGAGACCTTGTCCGCTTCCTCCCAGGAGCAGCTTGCGGCCATGCAGGAGGTCGAATCCTCCGCCGCATTCCTCTCCTCCCTCGCAGAGAAGCTGCAGGTATTGGTCGAGAGTTTCAAAATCTAG
- a CDS encoding MarR family winged helix-turn-helix transcriptional regulator, which translates to MSQEVNPLIERVGLSMWKVQRRIMSKMSMHKELGLTVPQFGLLHMIFQEQQARVIQLADKMEVKSSAVTVMLDRLELLELIARVTDENDRRAVIVTITSKGQEVLEEAQRRSLLLLEEHLAILEPAELENFADYYLMLENQER; encoded by the coding sequence ATGTCACAAGAAGTCAATCCTTTGATCGAACGTGTGGGATTATCCATGTGGAAGGTTCAGCGCAGAATCATGTCGAAGATGTCAATGCATAAGGAATTGGGGCTGACTGTGCCGCAATTCGGGCTGTTGCATATGATCTTTCAGGAGCAGCAGGCACGGGTGATTCAACTGGCGGACAAGATGGAAGTAAAATCCAGTGCAGTCACCGTCATGCTGGACCGGCTGGAGCTGCTGGAGCTGATCGCCCGCGTGACGGACGAGAATGACCGCAGAGCGGTAATTGTCACGATCACCAGCAAGGGGCAAGAGGTATTGGAAGAAGCACAGCGCCGGTCACTGCTGCTGCTGGAAGAGCATCTGGCCATTCTGGAGCCGGCAGAGCTGGAGAACTTCGCGGATTATTATCTCATGCTGGAGAATCAGGAGCGTTAA